The following is a genomic window from Ethanoligenens harbinense YUAN-3.
GCCTGCTTTGCTTGAATCCGGCGGCGTGATATGGTATACTCATTTAAATGGAGATTTGCCGTTTGCGGCAGAAAATCAGTCTGATCAAGGGGGAACCGCGCGCCATGCCGCAGGAATTTTCAGACGAGATCGGGCTTCGCCCGGCCACGGCCGCCGATGTGCCGCTGATCTGGTCGCTTATCGGTGAGCTGGCCGAGTATGAGCATCTGCGCGATCAGATGGACGCCACGGAACAGGGCCTGCAGGACGCGCTGTTCGACAAACAGGCGGCCCATGCGCTTCTGCTGGAATGGCAGGGCCGGACGGCGGGCTACGCGATCTATTTCTATTCGTTCTCCACGTTCACCGGTCTTTCCGGCATCTATCTGGAAGACCTGTATGTCCGCCCGGCTTTCCGGGGCAAA
Proteins encoded in this region:
- a CDS encoding GNAT family N-acetyltransferase, which codes for MRQKISLIKGEPRAMPQEFSDEIGLRPATAADVPLIWSLIGELAEYEHLRDQMDATEQGLQDALFDKQAAHALLLEWQGRTAGYAIYFYSFSTFTGLSGIYLEDLYVRPAFRGKGIGRAVFTRLARKACEEGCGRLEWECLTWNAPSIAFYEKMGARAKNDWRGYRLSGDALRTAAGL